In the genome of Streptomyces racemochromogenes, one region contains:
- a CDS encoding ATP-binding protein has translation MRRRLINSTLAVVLVVIAVFGVSLVIVETRTITSSAQDRIGSEALRLLGIVEADALEHKPVDAGALAEQLDLGTYARITVPGRPVVEVGDRIEDSVIRGTARGEQGMHVVVEESRATVTKEVGRTLAVVGAVALLAVVAAVLLAVRQANRLASPLTDLAETAERLGSGDPRPRHKRYGVPELDRVADVLDSSAERIARMLTAERRLAADASHQLRTPLTALSMRLEEITVTDDLETVREEASIALTQVERLTDVVQRLLTNSRDPRTGSAVPFDLDEVVKQQVEEWRPAYRSAGRAVVRSGKTGMRAVGTPGAVSQVLATLVENALMHGGGTVALRTRVTGNQAVIEVTDEGPGVPPDLGNRIFERAISGRNSTGIGLAVARDLAEADGGRLELLQSRPPVFALFLSRTAPERAEPERTVR, from the coding sequence ATGCGCCGCCGCCTCATCAACTCCACGCTCGCCGTGGTGCTCGTCGTGATCGCCGTGTTCGGGGTCTCCCTCGTCATCGTGGAGACCCGGACCATCACCAGCAGCGCCCAGGACCGCATCGGCTCCGAGGCGCTGCGGCTGCTCGGCATCGTCGAGGCGGACGCCCTGGAGCACAAGCCCGTCGACGCGGGCGCCCTCGCCGAGCAGCTCGACCTCGGCACGTACGCCCGCATCACCGTCCCCGGCCGGCCGGTCGTCGAGGTCGGCGACCGGATCGAGGACAGCGTCATCCGCGGCACCGCCCGCGGCGAACAGGGCATGCACGTGGTGGTCGAGGAGTCCCGGGCCACCGTCACCAAGGAGGTCGGGCGGACCCTGGCGGTGGTCGGCGCGGTGGCGCTGCTGGCCGTCGTCGCGGCCGTACTGCTCGCCGTACGCCAGGCCAACCGGCTGGCCTCCCCGCTCACCGACCTCGCCGAGACCGCCGAACGGCTCGGCTCGGGCGACCCGCGGCCCCGGCACAAGCGCTACGGGGTCCCCGAGCTGGACCGCGTCGCCGACGTGCTGGACTCCAGCGCCGAGCGGATCGCCCGCATGCTGACCGCCGAGCGGCGCCTGGCCGCCGACGCCTCCCACCAGCTGCGCACCCCCCTGACCGCCCTGTCGATGCGGCTGGAGGAGATCACGGTCACCGACGACCTGGAGACCGTACGGGAGGAGGCGAGCATCGCCCTCACCCAGGTGGAGCGGCTCACGGACGTGGTGCAGCGGCTGCTGACGAACTCCCGGGACCCGCGGACCGGCTCGGCGGTCCCCTTCGACCTGGACGAGGTCGTCAAGCAGCAGGTGGAGGAGTGGCGGCCCGCCTACCGCAGCGCCGGCCGGGCCGTGGTCCGCTCCGGCAAGACCGGCATGCGGGCCGTCGGCACCCCCGGGGCGGTCTCCCAGGTCCTGGCGACCCTCGTGGAGAACGCGCTGATGCACGGCGGCGGCACCGTCGCCCTGCGCACCCGCGTGACCGGCAACCAGGCCGTCATCGAGGTCACGGACGAGGGCCCCGGCGTCCCGCCCGACCTCGGCAACCGGATCTTCGAGCGGGCCATCAGCGGCCGCAATTCCACCGGCATCGGCCTGGCCGTCGCCCGGGACCTCGCGGAAGCGGACGGCGGCCGTCTGGAACTGCTCCAGAGCCGGCCGCCGGTGTTCGCGCTCTTCCTCAGCCGCACCGCCCCGGAGCGCGCGGAGCCGGAGCGTACGGTCAGGTAG
- a CDS encoding GtrA family protein has protein sequence MSSTPNAVPLSERLRGLAREAVKFGAVGGAGVLVNFGVFNLLRNTTDLQTVRANVIAIVVAIITNYVGFRYFTYRDRDLGSRRREMLLFVLFSGIGMVIESGVLYVGTYGFGFDGSLANNVFKFVGMGVATVFRFWSYRTWVFKALPTPAAHSLVVEQRDGHEEPATPRTPEPAANQG, from the coding sequence ATGAGCAGCACGCCGAACGCCGTACCGCTGTCCGAGCGCCTGCGCGGTCTCGCCCGGGAGGCCGTCAAGTTCGGGGCGGTCGGCGGAGCGGGCGTCCTGGTCAACTTCGGCGTCTTCAACCTGCTGCGCAACACGACCGACCTGCAGACGGTGCGCGCGAACGTCATAGCCATCGTGGTCGCGATCATCACGAACTACGTGGGGTTCCGCTACTTCACCTACCGTGACCGCGACCTGGGCAGCCGGCGCCGCGAGATGCTCCTCTTCGTCCTGTTCAGCGGGATCGGCATGGTCATCGAGAGCGGCGTGCTCTACGTCGGCACGTACGGCTTCGGCTTCGACGGCTCGCTCGCCAACAACGTCTTCAAGTTCGTCGGCATGGGCGTGGCGACCGTGTTCCGCTTCTGGTCCTACCGGACCTGGGTCTTCAAGGCCCTGCCCACGCCGGCCGCGCACTCGCTGGTCGTCGAGCAGCGCGACGGGCACGAAGAGCCCGCGACCCCCCGGACCCCCGAGCCCGCCGCCAACCAGGGCTGA